The DNA region TCCAAGATTCCATTTGCCAAATAGGCTTCATTACCCTGCACTATTAGTGAAACTTCAAACTTCTGTTGATATCTGTCGACGAGGGTGATGCGCTCCCTTAGCTGTTCCTTCCAAGCACGATAGAAAGAGCGAGGGAGTTTCATGTAATCCTATCAAACAAGACAATAAATCAATCACCCAATTTTACATTTTCAATATTGGTCTATTGAATGGAGATTAAAACATACCATATTAGCCCGTAGGGCAGAGTAGAACCTTGTAGGTAATCTTGCTAACGTCATTTGATTTTTCTGCAAAACAATTGTCCATCAATGTGAAACAACagaaacaaaaaatacaaaaaccaTTTAAAAATAATCCACATCCCAGAATCACATTCAGTGTCACTAGATTATCCAACGCGGACAAAGTCACAAGTAAATATGCTAAATACATGACATTTCATCATATCAGATTTAACAGGGAAAAGGTAAAGCAAGAATAACTTACCAATTGAAGTATTCAGTTCCTTGTTGGATATAGAACATCAGCGGTGGAGGGAATAGACCTTAAACATCTGCGACGGCTGAAGCACaaagaaatcaatcacaatcacCCGTGGATACAAGTCAATTAGTAACTCGTGGATACAAGTCTGTAAACCACCGCACCAACGAAATTAAGGAGCGAAGGAGAAGCTTGGTTACCTCCGGATATCGCGACCTTTCACCATCTCGAACAAAATAGAAGGAAACGAAGAGATCGGGAGGAAGGGGAGCCACTGGAGCCGTAGGAAGGTCAATGCGAAGAATACACATATTTACTAATGCGATGTGAGAGTAGATAAGAACATGTAATCATACTTTTTTCGGTCCTGATCCCTATTAGTTTTCAAAACGTCACAATCTTTAAGAAATCGAGGTGAGAGAACTCTCAGTTTAACCCATACGTTAGCACATCTAAAGTGATTATTGACTCTTAGAATTGATGAAGTCTTTAGTAATGTGACTAATTGATTATTAACACAATTAAAGTGGTCCTTATGGTGAATAATTGACTCCTAACAAGATCTTAAGGTAAGTTATATGGATATTAACATGGTAAAGGTGATAATTAAGGTGAATAATTGTTTGTAAAGATGATAAAAGTGGTCCTTATTGTGAATAATCGATTCCTAAGAAGAACTTAAGGTGAATGATTGACTCTTTGTATTGATAATGCGATTCTTATGTGACTAATTGGTTATTAACATGGTAAAAGTGACAATTAAGGGGAATAATTGTTTGTTAAGATGATTAAAGTGGGCctttaaaaagtcacatgactatTTACATGTTTTAATCTGGACCACTCATGACTAGATCTAAtagtcgtgatttattctcatgttctcataaGATGCATctcatgtatatatatatgtatatatatatatatatatattttgaaactGAATTGAATTTATTAAGGGAAAAATATGTAAATGGTCCCTAAACTTTGGTCACCGGACGTTTTTGGTCCCTCCCCGGAGGAACTTCCGGAAATAGTCCCTCCGGTGACTCTAACCACCGTGCTTGAGAAACTTTCCGGCCACTGTGCAGACATGGACATACCACGTCAATTATTGAGCTGACGtggcattttattttatttaatatttaatttttttctttaattaaaaaacattttaaaaaaaattaaaccctaATTAACTAAATCCCTATTAACTAAAGCCATAATAACTAAATCCCACTAACCCTAAACTTAAAAGACTAAAATCCCTAACTCATCCCTAAAATCCCTAACCCGTGTTGGATAGAACCTAGAAACTTCCTCTGAAACTCATCCCTCTGCAGATAAGGTGAGACGAAGAAGGAGGCGACGTCGTGGTCTCCGCTCTCTGCTCGCTGTCGACGACGACGTGGTCTGTGCTCTCTGCTCTCGCTCTCGTCGACGAGGAGAATACGAGTTTAGGGTTGGAGAATACAAGAGGTACGAAATCGAGTTCCTCCTTTGAATACGAAATCGAGTTCCTAGTCCCTtctatttttttcctttctaattGAGGACACTGTGACTGACATTGCTAATTTgattgggtttagggtttattcGTGTTCACATTACATTTTGATGTTTGTTGAATTGTTGTATAAAGAGGTTATTTTTGGCCTTATTTTGGTGTAGGATATGCCGTTCACACTGGTTGTGCACCATTATGGGATCTTTGCTTTGGAACCACATCCTCATTACAGGGACGGAAAAGTCACAACCTTTACTGATGTTGATCTGGACCAGTGGAGCTACTTTGAATGTGTTCATCTTGTTAAAGATATGGGGTATAGGGCAAGCAAGTTCAAACTATGGTGGAGGACCCAAGAGGATCCCATTGCTCAGAAGTTTCGCCCTGTTTTGACTGACAATGATGCCATGGTGCTTGGCACATATGTTGTTGATAATCGAGGGTTGGTGCATTTGTTTGTGGAACATGAAGCAGATGAGTTGCCTATTACTCCACTTAGTCTTCTCCGTTTCATGGATGGCACAACAAGACCCAAACATGTTACTTTGTCAACCAAGAACACAACAAAGCTTACTGCTCCACCAAAGAAGGTTGCTCAACCTACTGCTCCACCAAAGAAGTCAAATACTGCTGCCAAAAGACATGCTCCTTCCACACAGCCTCCTAGAAGATCAGTTAGGGTCCAATGGCAGCAGTCTAGAGCAAATAAGGAACAATAGCCAGCCTGAACTATTAATCTTGTCTAgtgatgatgaagaagttgtTGGAGGAGATGGGCATGAAAATCCACACTTTGCTGCCAATTTAGCCTTTGATGATGAAGGTCAAGTGGATGGTGAGACTCAAAATCAAGTGCTTGGTGATAGTCAAGTTCTTAAGAGTCAAGTTATTGATGAAAATGGACCACATGTCGAAGTGTTCCAGCAGCAAGGTAAATATCCTTAATGTGaccttaatttattttcaaatccTATATGTTAACTTAATGTATTTTGAACTTCTAGGTGGTGATACAGTTCCAGTGAGGATGCAAGGTGATGTACATGAGGACATTCCACACAATGAAAACCTTTTTGATGAAGGCGGAGTACATGACAAAGGGAAAGGGGTCCAGCAACAAGGTAAATTTAAGAAGTTATTTCCCTTAATTAACTAGCTTACTTATATGTTAGGTAATATGTGCCTTACTTAATAACCTTACCTTAACTACCTTACAAGGTGATGCACATGAAGAAAACATGATAAGAGAATTTGATGAAGCCTTTGATAGAGTTCTTGAGAAGATGGTAGCTCGTGAAGAAGCTACTCAAAACATTGCTGATGTTGATCATGATGGAGATGAATCAGATCAGGATTCTGTTGATGATTCAGAGAAGGATTCTGTTGATGATATTCACTTTAACTCTGAAGAAGAAAGGATAGCAGATGATAATGATGGGTTTCAAAGTAACAACATTGGGGTGGCTGAGGCTTTGTTGAATGAGCAGGTGCAGAAGATGCATGAAGGGGTATATGAAATTGCTGGTGGTGAGCCTTCTGTGGTTCTTGGTGATGAAGAAGGTGGAAGTGGTTTACACAGTGACCATGACATGGAGGATGAGTGGGAGACTGATGAGCTGGACAGTGTTTCTGGAAGTGATGATGAGGAACTACCTATTAAGAGGAAAAAATTCCCACAATATCACAAAGAAGACATGAGGGAGGATTTAAGTTCAAAATAGGGATGGAGTTCAAATCTTTGAATCAGTTTAAAGTAGCTGTGAGGGATCATGCTATTCGTAATGGAAGGCAAATTAGGTTTGAGAAGAATGATGGTGTTAGGTGCAGGGTTGAATGTAAGAAAAAATCTGAGAATAAATGTCCTTGGCTGATGCTTTGCAGTAAAGTGGGAGGAAAACACACATTCAGTATCAAGACAATGCATGGACCACACTCATGTCCGAGGGTTTTCAACAACAAGTCTGCAAATAGTAAGTGGGTAGCTAGCAAAGTGCTTGAGAAGGTGAGGATGACAAGGAAGCTGAGATTGTCTGAGGTGGTTGATGAGGTCAGAATTGGGTTTTCTACTGGAATCACTAAATGGAAAGCTTGGAAGGGAAGACAGATTGCCATGGAGATTGTAGAGGGAGATTCAAGCAGACAGTACTATCTTCTGTATAGGTTCAGTGCAGAGCTATTGCAAAAGTCTAAAGGAAATACATGTAAGATCAATATTGAAAGGTTGCCTGGAACACTACAGTTCAGGTTTAAGAGATTTTACATGTGCTTGGAGGGTTGCAAGAAGGGTTTTATTAGAGGGTGCAGGCCATTTATAGGTCTTGATGGTTGCCACTTGAAAACACAGTATGGGGGGATTTTACTGTGTGCAGTAGCCAGGGACCCCAATGATCAGTATTTTCCCTTAGCATTTGCAGTTGTTGAGTCAGAATGCAAGGAGAGTTGGAGATGGTTCCTTGAGCTCTTGTTAGATGACATTGGCCCTGATAGGAGGTGGATCTTCATATCAGATCAACAGAAGGTAAATTTTCACTATTATCTCAGTTGTTGACATTTGCTCTTGTTTTTTCCTAAAATGTAATAGTAATATGTCTATTGTTTTTAGGGTTTGCTGACAGTTTTTAATGAGCTACTTGGAGGGGTTGAGCATAGGTTCTGTCTGAGGCATTTATATGccaattttaagaaaaaatttgGTGGAGGAGTTGTGATCAGGAACTTGATGATGGCTGCTGCAAAAGCAACCTATCACCAGCTGTGGACAGAGAAGATGACAGAGCTGCAGGGATTGAATCCAGAATCTTACACATATCTGATGCAAATACCTACAAGGGCATGGTGCAAACATGCTTTCACATTTTATCCTAAATGTGATGTGTTGATGAATAACCTGTCTGAGTCATTCAATGCTACAATATTGTTGGCTAGGGATAAGCCAATTCTGACAATGGTTGACTGGATAAGAAGCTACATCATGGGGAGGTTTGCTACCATGAATGAAAAGCTAGATAAGTACCCGGGGGATGTGATGCCAAAGCCATTGAAAAGACTAAACCATGAGATTGAAATGACTAGATACTGGGTGCCTACAGCTTCTGGGCAAAATAAGTTTGAGGTGAAGAACATGCTGACACAGGACCAGTTTGTTGTTGATTTGGAGAAACACAGATGTAGTTGCAACTTCTGGGAGTTGGTGGGGATCCCTTGTAGGCATGCAGTTGCTGCCATTTCACACAATAGACAAAAGCCAAAAGATTTTGTGAATGCATACTATAGGAGGGAAGCATATAGAGCAACTTATGGCCATTTGATAACTCCCATTAATGGTCAGAAAATGTGGTCAACAACCAATGATGAATACATCCTCCCTCCCTTGTACAAGAGAGCACCAGGGAGACCTAAGAAACTCAGGAGGAGAGACCCACATGAGGACACACCTGAAAATCACACAAGGTTGCATAGAGGTAGGGTTTCAAGGAACAAGTGCAGTCGATGTGGAGAGTTTGGCCACAACTTAAGAAGCTGCAAGAATCCATTTGTTAGCCCAGAATCTCAACCTCCTGAAAGTAGCAATCAAGGTGCTGCAAGACCAAGAAGCCAGACTGCTAAGAGGGTAAATAACAAAATCATTTAAACTCATTTTGATCCTCTCTTTATCCAAAGGAAATCCTATTTTCTTTGTTCAATGACAATTTTAAACTCATGTGGATGACTAACCTTGAAACAGGTGAGGACAAACTCAGTAGCTAATGCAGGGTTTTCTGAAGTTCCTGAAAGTAGTACTCAAGGTGCTGCAAGAACAAGAAGGCAGACTGCTAAGAGGGTAAAATACAAACTCATTTTTTTCCTCTCTTTATCCTATTCTCAAACATGTTGTTGGAAATTTAAAACTGTTAAAatttcaggtgaagacaaagcCAAGAACTAGTGCTAATGCAGATGCTAGCCAAGTGATTGATTCAACACAGCCAGTTGGGATGGTAAATATCCTGCACAGATCTGCTAAGTTTAACCAATTTCAGTGTATTGAAGTAATAAGCATGTAACATTATTTACAGGTAAGGAAGAATACAAGAGGACCttcaaagaaaaaaggaaaaacctCAGTTGCAGCTGCAGATCAAACACATGGGGTAATTATACTACCCAGATCTgcaaatttttttccaaatttttgatGTCCAGAACCCTCAAACTTGTTCTTTTATGAAGGGGAGTGTTCAGGTCACAGAAGGTGTTGCTGCTGTTGCAAGTACTCAACCTGCAGATACTGCTGCAATCCCTCATAGCTCTCAGCTCCAGGATCAAGTTGCAGATCATGAAGTCAATGATGTTGGAGTTGCTGGTCGTGTAGGAGGAGCAAAGAAActcaaaaaaggaaaaagaattgTGAAGGGTTAGGGTAGAAGAGTAGATCCAGAAGGAATTGTGGACCACTTTCACTTTATGTGTCCCTAAAATGTAATATTGTTTAGCCTGCACATGGGGtgcatcttttgaaaaactTTGTGTATTGTGGACCACTTAGACCTTTTAGCTTTTGTTtattgtgttgttgttgtttaagAGTGGCTGGACCACATATTTTTCCTTTGTCAAGACATGAATCATTGAGATTCTCATTGGATTAGTCATGTGATGTTGTTGACAATAGTCCCAACAAGTTATCCCATTTTGTCAGTGCATGAATAGTTGAGATTCTCAttatgttatgttatgttatCTGTTATAGGTCACTTTCTGTATTTCATTGGAAGCAAGAAAGGCAGGGAAAAAA from Lotus japonicus ecotype B-129 chromosome 2, LjGifu_v1.2 includes:
- the LOC130735163 gene encoding uncharacterized protein LOC130735163, whose product is MEFKSLNQFKVAVRDHAIRNGRQIRFEKNDGVRCRVECKKKSENKCPWLMLCSKVGGKHTFSIKTMHGPHSCPRVFNNKSANSKWVASKVLEKVRMTRKLRLSEVVDEVRIGFSTGITKWKAWKGRQIAMEIVEGDSSRQYYLLYRFSAELLQKSKGNTCKINIERLPGTLQFRFKRFYMCLEGCKKGFIRGCRPFIGLDGCHLKTQYGGILLCAVARDPNDQYFPLAFAVVESECKESWRWFLELLLDDIGPDRRWIFISDQQKGLLTVFNELLGGVEHRFCLRHLYANFKKKFGGGVVIRNLMMAAAKATYHQLWTEKMTELQGLNPESYTYLMQIPTRAWCKHAFTFYPKCDVLMNNLSESFNATILLARDKPILTMVDWIRSYIMGRFATMNEKLDKYPGDVMPKPLKRLNHEIEMTRYWVPTASGQNKFEVKNMLTQDQFVVDLEKHRCSCNFWELVGIPCRHAVAAISHNRQKPKDFVNAYYRREAYRATYGHLITPINGQKMWSTTNDEYILPPLYKRAPGRPKKLRRRDPHEDTPENHTRLHRGRVSRNKCSRCGEFGHNLRSCKNPFVSPESQPPESSNQGAARPRSQTAKRVRTNSVANAGFSEVPESSTQGAARTRRQTAKRVKTKPRTSANADASQVIDSTQPVGMVRKNTRGPSKKKGKTSVAAADQTHGGSVQVTEGVAAVASTQPADTAAIPHSSQLQDQVADHEVNDVGVAGRVGGAKKLKKGKRIVKGHFLYFIGSKKGREKMINK